In Vibrio mangrovi, the DNA window CAATAATCGGAATCTGCTCACCAAGTTCCTGATAGAGCTTGCGGATCACTTCGGTACTTCTCAATTGCAGAGGACGCCCACTCAATCCCCCGGTTTCATTTGCATGTTTCATTCCCATCACAACAGAACGATCCAAAGTGGTATTAGTCGCGATCACTCCGTCGATTTTGTTCCGAAGCAACGACTGACAAATTTGTTCCAACTCTTCATCGCTTAAATCGGGAGCAATTTTCAATGCCAACGGAACATACTTATCATGCTGCTTTGCTAACTCGGACTGTTTTGCTTTCAGCAAGCTTAACAGCTCATCCAGGGCTTCCCCATACTGCAACGAACGTAATCCCGGTGTATTAGGAGACGAAATATTCACGGCAATATATCCGGCATACGGATATACTTTCTCCATACAGATCAAATAGTCATCGGATCCTTTCTCAATCGGCGTATCTTTATTTTTACCAATATTGATCCCCAGAATACCATCGTAGTTAGCCTTTTTGACATTCTCGATCAATTGATCAACACCCTGGTTGTTAAAACCCATGCGATTAATGATCCCTTCAGCTTCCACCAGCCGGAACAGTCTGGGTTTATCATTACCGGGTTGTGGCCTTGGTGTTACCGTACCGACCTCAACGAAGCCAAATCCCATTGCACCGAATGCATCAATGCATTCTCCATTTTTATCCAGTCCGGCAGCCAGACCGACCGGGTTCTTGAAAACAAGCCCCATGCATTCTACCGGACGATTCGGTAAATGCTGGCGATAAAGAAGATCGAGCGGTGTCCCTGTGAAACGTTTAAAGTTCTGAATTGCGAGATCATGTGCCTTTTCGGCATCCAGTTGGAAAAAGCCACTTCTGGCGATACGGTAAAGCATTGTGCCTCCGAAAGAAAAAAAGCCCCGTACAAACGGGGCCTTATTATTTACTCATTTGCCGAACAATTCAAATTTAATAATGCAAGTTCC includes these proteins:
- the pyrD gene encoding quinone-dependent dihydroorotate dehydrogenase; translated protein: MLYRIARSGFFQLDAEKAHDLAIQNFKRFTGTPLDLLYRQHLPNRPVECMGLVFKNPVGLAAGLDKNGECIDAFGAMGFGFVEVGTVTPRPQPGNDKPRLFRLVEAEGIINRMGFNNQGVDQLIENVKKANYDGILGINIGKNKDTPIEKGSDDYLICMEKVYPYAGYIAVNISSPNTPGLRSLQYGEALDELLSLLKAKQSELAKQHDKYVPLALKIAPDLSDEELEQICQSLLRNKIDGVIATNTTLDRSVVMGMKHANETGGLSGRPLQLRSTEVIRKLYQELGEQIPIIGVGGIDSYVAAKEKLLAGAKLVQVYSGFIYHGPGLVKDIVKNL